In Sphaeramia orbicularis chromosome 3, fSphaOr1.1, whole genome shotgun sequence, a genomic segment contains:
- the LOC115417087 gene encoding BTB/POZ domain-containing protein KCTD12-like: MAQTGAQSFPEIVELNVGGQVYVTRLETLTSVPNSLLWTRFTEGSPEDLPKDGKGRFFFDRDGFLFRYILDYLRDSELFLPEFFKERRRLQREADYFRLPELSRRLAGDSKDNSSCTEDSGAEEAELSSPATSTSTSTSDRALRSPGAGAGYVTVGYRGSYTIGRDIQADAKFRRVARITVCSKISLAKEVFGDTLNESRDPDRPPDKYTSRYYLKYNFLEQAFDRLAEAGFHMVACNSTGTCSYGSSDPGEDKLWTSYTEYVFSR; this comes from the coding sequence atgGCCCAAACCGGAGCACAAAGTTTCCCCGAAATAGTGGAGCTCAACGTGGGTGGACAGGTGTACGTGACCCGGCTGGAAACCCTCACGTCGGTCCCCAACTCTCTGCTGTGGACCCGGTTTACGGAGGGCTCCCCGGAGGATCTGCCCAAAGACGGGAAAGGCCGCTTCTTCTTCGACCGGGACGGCTTTCTTTTCCGGTACATCCTGGACTACTTGCGGGACTCGGAGCTTTTTCTTCCAGAGTTTTTTAAAGAAAGAAGGAGGCTGCAGAGGGAGGCGGACTACTTCAGACTGCCGGAGCTGTCGAGGCGCCTGGCCGGGGACAGTAAAGACAACTCGTCCTGTACGGAAGACAGTGGAGCGGAGGAGGCAGAGCTCAGCAGCCCggccacctccacctccacctccacctctgacCGGGCCCTGCGCTCCCCGGGGGCCGGCGCGGGGTACGTCACCGTCGGATACAGAGGCAGCTACACTATCGGGAGAGACATCCAGGCAGACGCCAAATTCCGACGAGTGGCCAGAATAACCGTGTGCAGCAAGATTTCACTGGCGAAAGAGGTGTTTGGAGACACCCTGAATGAGAGCCGAGACCCGGACCGACCCCCGGACAAGTACACCTCCAGGTACTACCTAAAGTACAACTTCCTGGAGCAGGCGTTTGACCGACTGGCCGAGGCTGGCTTCCACATGGTGGCCTGCAACTCCACCGGGACCTGCTCATATGGCAGCAGTGACCCGGGGGAAGACAAACTGTGGACCAGCTACACCGAGTATGTGTTCAGCCGATGA